Proteins encoded in a region of the Bacteroidota bacterium genome:
- a CDS encoding homogentisate 1,2-dioxygenase has protein sequence MPIYHKLGNFPQKRHTVFQSKQGNHYYEQLFGTEGFSGFSSLLYHVHRPTQVKEIIKSYSVEPKIAIEKNIKALLLKGFQIKPQDDFLDSRKAVLVNGDCHIGLAAPKQSMRTYFYKNADADEMLFIHKGKGVLRTFMGNIPFEYGDYLIIPRGMIYQMEFETSDNRIFYVESFAPFYTPKRYKNASGQLLEHSPFCERDFKLPTELETHDQKGDFLIKIKKEGMMHEVVYATHPFDVIGWDGYNFPWGFSIHNFEPLTGRVHQPPPVHQTFETSTFVVCSFCPRLYDYHPQAIPAPYNHSNIDSDEVLYYVDGDFMSRNNIEQGHITLHPKGIPHGPAPGAMERSIGQKETMELAVMVDTFRPLMVTEEAMAIDDGKYYKSWVE, from the coding sequence ATGCCTATTTATCATAAACTGGGTAATTTCCCTCAAAAACGACATACCGTTTTTCAATCAAAGCAGGGGAATCATTATTACGAACAATTATTTGGTACGGAAGGATTCAGCGGATTCTCTTCTCTACTTTATCATGTTCATCGTCCTACTCAAGTAAAGGAAATCATTAAAAGTTATTCGGTAGAACCAAAAATTGCTATTGAAAAAAACATTAAAGCACTTTTATTAAAGGGATTCCAAATTAAACCTCAAGATGATTTTTTAGATAGTCGTAAAGCTGTTTTGGTGAATGGCGATTGTCATATAGGATTAGCCGCTCCAAAGCAAAGTATGCGTACTTATTTTTATAAGAATGCGGATGCCGATGAAATGCTTTTTATTCATAAGGGAAAAGGTGTATTGCGCACTTTCATGGGAAATATTCCTTTCGAATACGGAGATTATTTAATTATTCCTCGCGGAATGATTTATCAAATGGAATTTGAAACTTCTGATAATCGTATTTTTTATGTAGAGAGTTTTGCTCCGTTTTATACGCCAAAGCGCTACAAAAACGCGTCAGGACAATTACTCGAACATTCTCCTTTCTGTGAACGCGATTTTAAATTGCCAACCGAATTGGAAACGCATGATCAAAAAGGCGATTTCTTAATCAAAATAAAAAAGGAAGGTATGATGCATGAAGTAGTTTATGCTACGCATCCTTTTGATGTCATTGGTTGGGACGGTTACAATTTTCCTTGGGGATTTTCCATTCATAATTTCGAACCATTAACAGGTCGCGTTCATCAACCACCCCCTGTGCACCAAACTTTCGAAACCTCGACGTTTGTAGTTTGTTCTTTTTGTCCGCGTTTATACGATTATCATCCGCAAGCAATTCCGGCTCCCTATAATCATAGTAATATAGATAGCGATGAAGTGCTTTATTATGTGGATGGTGATTTTATGAGTCGTAACAATATTGAACAAGGACATATTACTTTGCATCCAAAAGGAATTCCGCATGGTCCGGCACCGGGAGCAATGGAAAGAAGCATCGGTCAAAAAGAAACAATGGAATTGGCTGTTATGGTTGATACTTTTCGTCCGCTAATGGTTACTGAAGAAGCCATGGCTATTGATGACGGTAAATATTATAAAAGTTGGGTAGAATAA
- a CDS encoding SpoIIE family protein phosphatase: protein MRSIFIYGFIFCTAYLSKAQQYNFRTYNVREGLGHSQVSQIIQDEKGYIWMTLFGGGISQFNGKDFFNYGEKNGLCSNLTRPIIKDHTGKYWIGALGGKLCIYDGKISKPFSAPGDSVPDKIYSILEDDQYNIWLGTEQGVFIYDGKKVKHLNGANDPPQVPVMHVFQDSKKNIWIAPWESGVFFYNGKTFKAYSMQDGLSYHTAMGFSEDENGNVWINTFKGVSKFNYKADEPSIAKFSNPLLDSTLVFKAVDDGKSTLYFATSGTGVVCYNYKTQTTSRMSVKNGLPGNIIYNIFKDHESNLWLSCWGYGLTKFSGNRFIHYTTADRLLHNSAQCMVQDNDGKLWIGSGNGLNILHKGEITTPIREIANETVFSIVKDKQNGIWFSTTKAIYYYKDAKLKKYNEKDGIKAFPATAMAIDNTGNLWMGSWSGGVTKFDGKTFLNYTVNDGLSSLYIYSFYPDSKNNLWVCTWDGGLCKLSGNEFSYFKTSNGLPNNNVMAAREDKQGNLWVGTYGGGVAKFDGKKFHTISTANGLSDDACNGILFDEQNNLWVATAKGLDKIDIDLFNKSGKINVRHYGAEEGFPALECLRNALYKTSDGKLWFGTKSGLSCYNAEEDFVNAKEPLTQITDIKLFFEPANFKPFCDSIHPATALPVNLQLPYFNNHLTFNFVGISYAAPEKVRYRFWLEGADKDWSPVTNKTEATYSGLQPGKYVFKVIACNNDGVWNKEEVKFAFEILPPWYKTWWAYLSYLLVGAVIYFGTVQWRTKRLKQEKEKLEQVVKERTSEIVQQKNLVEEKNKEITDSIQYAKRIQSTLLAHAEFISEHISDNFVFFKPKDIVSGDFYWATYAKSSADNGNFYLAVCDSTGHGVPGAFMSLLNISFLNEAINEKKITEPGDVFNYVRSRLIENVSQDGGRDGMDGILICYNKNQNYFTYASAHNKPILIRDGKLAELSADKMPVGQGERQESFKTYRVELQKGDTLYLYTDGFADQFGGPKGKKFKYKQLNELLLSLHNLELSIQREELHKQFNSWKGNLEQVDDVCVIGIRV from the coding sequence GTGCGCTCAATTTTTATATACGGTTTTATTTTTTGCACAGCTTATCTGAGCAAAGCACAACAATATAATTTCCGAACTTATAATGTTCGTGAAGGCCTCGGGCATTCTCAAGTGTCACAAATCATTCAAGACGAAAAGGGATATATCTGGATGACATTATTTGGTGGAGGTATTTCTCAATTCAATGGCAAGGATTTTTTTAATTATGGAGAGAAAAATGGTTTATGTAGTAACTTAACCCGTCCAATAATTAAAGACCACACAGGTAAATATTGGATCGGAGCTCTTGGTGGAAAATTATGTATTTACGATGGTAAAATTTCAAAACCATTCTCAGCACCCGGCGATTCTGTACCCGATAAGATTTACAGTATTCTGGAAGACGATCAGTACAATATATGGTTGGGTACAGAACAAGGAGTATTTATTTACGACGGTAAAAAGGTAAAACATTTAAACGGAGCAAATGACCCACCGCAAGTTCCGGTGATGCATGTGTTTCAAGATTCCAAGAAGAATATTTGGATTGCACCTTGGGAAAGCGGTGTGTTTTTTTACAATGGAAAAACGTTTAAGGCTTATTCCATGCAAGACGGACTTTCCTATCACACGGCAATGGGTTTTAGTGAAGATGAAAATGGTAATGTTTGGATAAATACATTCAAAGGAGTTTCTAAATTTAATTATAAAGCCGATGAACCTAGCATCGCTAAATTTTCAAATCCTCTCTTGGATAGCACGCTTGTTTTTAAAGCAGTTGACGATGGTAAATCAACACTTTATTTTGCAACCAGTGGTACAGGTGTAGTTTGTTACAATTACAAAACGCAAACAACTTCTCGCATGTCTGTAAAAAACGGATTGCCCGGAAATATTATTTACAATATTTTCAAAGATCATGAAAGTAATTTATGGTTGAGTTGTTGGGGTTATGGCCTCACGAAGTTTTCGGGAAATCGATTTATTCATTATACAACGGCTGACAGATTACTCCACAACTCCGCGCAATGTATGGTGCAAGATAATGACGGTAAACTTTGGATAGGAAGCGGTAATGGTTTAAATATTTTGCACAAAGGAGAGATAACTACACCGATTAGAGAAATTGCAAATGAAACTGTTTTCTCCATCGTGAAGGATAAGCAGAATGGAATTTGGTTCTCAACCACTAAGGCAATTTATTATTATAAGGACGCGAAGTTGAAAAAGTACAATGAAAAAGATGGAATAAAAGCGTTTCCCGCCACTGCCATGGCAATCGATAATACAGGTAATTTGTGGATGGGTTCCTGGTCGGGTGGTGTCACAAAGTTTGATGGAAAAACATTTTTAAACTATACAGTGAACGATGGATTAAGTAGTTTGTATATCTATTCATTTTATCCTGATTCTAAAAATAATCTTTGGGTTTGTACATGGGATGGCGGATTGTGTAAACTAAGCGGCAATGAATTCAGCTATTTTAAAACTTCAAACGGATTGCCAAACAATAACGTGATGGCGGCACGTGAGGATAAACAAGGTAATTTATGGGTGGGAACTTACGGTGGTGGTGTGGCTAAATTTGATGGCAAGAAATTTCACACGATTTCAACGGCAAATGGATTGAGTGATGATGCGTGTAACGGAATTTTATTCGATGAGCAAAATAACTTATGGGTCGCCACCGCAAAAGGGTTAGATAAAATCGATATCGATCTCTTTAATAAATCCGGAAAAATAAATGTACGACACTATGGGGCAGAAGAGGGATTTCCGGCTCTTGAATGTTTGCGTAACGCGCTTTATAAAACTTCCGACGGTAAACTTTGGTTCGGCACTAAATCCGGTTTAAGCTGTTACAACGCTGAAGAGGATTTTGTAAATGCAAAAGAACCACTCACTCAAATAACGGATATCAAATTATTTTTTGAGCCTGCTAACTTTAAACCTTTTTGCGATAGCATTCATCCTGCAACTGCCTTACCCGTGAACTTGCAATTACCTTATTTTAATAATCATCTTACTTTTAATTTTGTTGGTATAAGTTATGCTGCGCCCGAAAAAGTTAGATATAGATTTTGGTTGGAAGGCGCTGATAAGGATTGGTCGCCGGTAACAAATAAAACAGAAGCCACTTATTCAGGATTGCAGCCGGGTAAATATGTTTTTAAAGTAATAGCTTGTAATAATGATGGTGTTTGGAATAAGGAGGAAGTAAAGTTCGCATTCGAAATTTTGCCTCCGTGGTATAAAACCTGGTGGGCCTATTTGTCATATCTGCTGGTTGGCGCAGTTATTTATTTCGGAACAGTTCAATGGCGAACGAAGCGTTTGAAGCAGGAAAAAGAAAAGTTAGAGCAAGTTGTAAAGGAAAGAACCTCGGAAATTGTACAGCAGAAAAATTTAGTTGAAGAAAAGAATAAGGAGATTACAGATAGCATTCAGTATGCGAAAAGAATTCAGTCAACTCTATTAGCGCATGCTGAATTCATAAGCGAGCATATTTCTGACAACTTTGTTTTCTTCAAACCAAAAGATATTGTGAGTGGCGATTTTTATTGGGCAACGTATGCTAAATCTTCTGCGGATAATGGTAATTTCTATCTTGCAGTATGTGACAGTACGGGTCATGGTGTGCCGGGCGCATTCATGAGTTTATTAAATATTAGTTTTTTAAATGAAGCCATTAACGAAAAGAAAATCACGGAACCGGGCGATGTATTCAATTATGTGCGTTCACGTTTAATTGAAAATGTTTCTCAGGATGGAGGACGTGATGGTATGGATGGAATTTTAATTTGCTACAATAAAAATCAAAATTATTTCACCTATGCATCGGCGCATAACAAACCGATTTTAATTCGTGATGGAAAATTGGCTGAGTTAAGTGCGGATAAGATGCCGGTGGGACAGGGTGAACGTCAGGAATCTTTCAAAACATACAGAGTTGAATTGCAAAAGGGCGATACGCTTTATTTGTATACGGACGGTTTTGCAGATCAATTTGGCGGACCAAAGGGCAAAAAGTTTAAATACAAACAACTTAATGAACTTTTACTGAGCCTTCATAATTTGGAATTATCTATACAAAGGGAAGAGCTACATAAGCAATTTAATAGCTGGAAAGGCAATTTGGAGCAAGTAGACGACGTATGTGTTATTGGTATTCGGGTTTAA
- a CDS encoding tetratricopeptide repeat protein: protein MFVLKKLSEKLEFHEQTSIIINSIGIIYWQQGNPNQALLLYSENLALIKRTGIKGDLAAAYNNIGLAYRQLNQLKRAVAFYTKSLQMCIANNDYRSQANAYNNLGTIYQLEGNYMKALYYHNKSLEIRMNVGDSIGISMSLGNMGFTNLELRNYEGAYNNLIRAYGISKRLNDPEGVKETSEGLSRYYEIMNNPDLAFKYYKEFISTRDTLMGEEVKKELLMKELQYKYEQEEQKREVEVQAEKLKQQLYTFMVLVILAIVLIFSFLLYKRFALTQKQKDVIEKQKKLVEEKQTEITDSIQYAKRIQTTLLAHKEFLNKNIPEYFVYYRPKDIVSGDFYWATHTEIPNHKEEGSFYLAVCDSTGHGVPGAFMSLLNITFLNEAINEKGIYQPNEVFNHVRKRLIESISQDGGQEGMDAILVQFNKKDLSINYAAANNPPVVVRNNQVMELPYDKLPVGQSESESQFNNYSFQLQKDDMLYLFTDGYADQFGGPKSKKFMYHRLNELLVSIHHLPVSKQQTALADAFENWKGALDQIDDVCIIGIRI from the coding sequence TTGTTTGTATTAAAGAAGCTAAGTGAAAAACTTGAGTTTCATGAACAAACATCCATCATTATAAATTCTATTGGGATTATCTATTGGCAGCAAGGAAACCCAAATCAGGCTTTATTATTATACAGCGAAAATCTTGCACTCATTAAAAGGACCGGCATTAAAGGTGATTTAGCGGCGGCATATAACAACATTGGTTTAGCCTACCGCCAACTTAATCAACTTAAAAGAGCAGTTGCGTTTTATACGAAGTCGTTACAAATGTGTATTGCCAATAATGATTATAGAAGTCAGGCTAACGCCTACAATAACCTCGGTACCATTTATCAACTTGAAGGCAATTACATGAAGGCATTGTACTATCATAATAAGTCGCTTGAAATAAGAATGAATGTTGGTGATAGCATAGGAATTTCAATGTCATTGGGGAATATGGGATTTACAAATCTTGAACTCAGAAACTATGAAGGGGCTTATAACAATCTGATTCGGGCTTATGGTATTTCAAAAAGATTGAATGATCCTGAAGGTGTGAAAGAAACAAGCGAAGGTTTAAGCAGATATTATGAGATAATGAATAATCCCGATTTAGCATTTAAATATTATAAAGAATTTATTTCCACCCGCGATACGCTGATGGGTGAAGAGGTTAAGAAGGAATTACTCATGAAAGAACTGCAATATAAGTACGAGCAAGAGGAACAAAAGCGGGAAGTCGAAGTGCAGGCAGAAAAGCTGAAGCAACAGCTGTACACTTTCATGGTATTGGTGATTTTAGCAATTGTACTAATATTTTCTTTCTTGTTATATAAACGATTTGCCTTAACTCAAAAACAAAAAGATGTAATTGAAAAGCAAAAGAAATTGGTTGAGGAGAAGCAGACAGAAATTACTGATAGCATTCAGTATGCGAAAAGAATTCAAACAACTTTGTTAGCGCATAAAGAATTCTTGAATAAAAATATCCCGGAGTATTTCGTGTATTATCGTCCGAAGGATATTGTAAGTGGCGATTTTTATTGGGCCACCCACACCGAAATTCCAAATCACAAGGAAGAAGGAAGTTTTTATTTAGCGGTGTGTGATAGTACCGGTCATGGTGTACCGGGCGCGTTTATGAGTTTGTTGAACATCACGTTTTTAAATGAAGCCATTAATGAAAAAGGAATTTATCAGCCTAATGAAGTTTTTAATCATGTGCGCAAACGATTAATAGAAAGTATTTCGCAAGATGGCGGGCAGGAGGGAATGGATGCAATATTAGTGCAGTTTAATAAGAAAGATCTAAGTATTAATTACGCCGCTGCAAACAATCCGCCGGTTGTAGTTCGTAACAATCAAGTTATGGAATTACCTTATGATAAATTACCGGTCGGACAAAGCGAATCCGAAAGCCAATTCAATAATTACTCTTTTCAATTACAAAAGGATGATATGTTGTACTTATTTACGGACGGATATGCGGATCAATTTGGCGGACCAAAGAGCAAAAAATTCATGTATCACCGACTCAATGAATTATTAGTATCTATACATCATTTGCCGGTAAGTAAACAACAAACAGCCTTAGCCGATGCATTCGAAAATTGGAAGGGTGCATTGGATCAAATTGATGATGTTTGCATAATTGGTATCAGAATATAG